In one Liolophura sinensis isolate JHLJ2023 chromosome 11, CUHK_Ljap_v2, whole genome shotgun sequence genomic region, the following are encoded:
- the LOC135477397 gene encoding uncharacterized protein LOC135477397 isoform X1 — protein MAELIKASKNGYYNKVVELLQSGFSVRTRDRDNATALYWSACRGHAQICAVLVQAGSDINARVKWGSTALHACADRGHVECVKLLISLGAELDIQNVRGDTPLHLAGYRGYVNIVNILLEARASPSLLNEKKKTAEQEARGQGHIRVANILQNFTQGQQVFNSDQAVLDQMKIKTHPGQSLSLSQNHSPATDVRVAENKENFQFEWNDLDLDSGAPAAAGQPDSGWPHRRKGSLPQGILRTTIEPQESEEPCSASSWDGASPVDPSPLRFDEFSRLNNNNGKQTLSDILAEKKIKRPVSMSGYQSNISLCSVPLTRSKPTVAVSGFPSNQSAFSNSDIKEVYHSKWQWQAPVLSESSVERPGQVSNRSFVSSSANQTSGNQTSPVLLKRLEDMRQYAEDLQLKLVHSSEQINKLNKVNDEHRTIMESYSAQHELDKRTHESVMTENEALSAEVKSLRDQLAAFHASRVSEEVSTVRKQRRDMERYKNEPSALRSRQPRTSPPGVLIGPAENFDVSMDTSSVGPPVPKSLESGTPATTHADILHALKVCMGDKVLSDHHLHLLNQRFRNLLKAKWKATCEQRQLLDMTNREWSPGVDFTLVDRTPLNQKAEGYREGSCSLIFRISRHGKVYILKMMINLIDMASSGHGNGQSMPKFLTHHFGAEYDIPLHLSTHDNIVQICHFYEGSTRGFRHLLPFLVPPSLDVPLDMANRTTFMVMPEYPMTLKEFMLDLRMKNPEPPFGLSGKFLLLLLYQLLSAIDHLVCNGVVHRDIKAENIFLDNRLRPILGDFGFARRFHGQNGAKLMFTNGEQVYAGNSNAWAPELARLNRDGPQSLPALASLEDVYQKADAYAVSRMFYSLLRPLEDSDAFPFSSMSVPHYTEAEIPPLPSALPSGLVYVLKQLVLDHPGDRPPAHKAMVLVGMLLAGPAVSEVNTGGEFMAFYQAKMLQHMAGTSQLRQPVTEGPISMETSVQLNERDVEVHLLTQATPQEMWDSCKLLRQIRLNS, from the exons ATGGCCGAACTCATCAAAGCCTCCAAGAATGGCTACTACAATAAAGTAGTCGAGCTGCTACAGAGCGGCTTCTCTGTGAGGACCCGTGACCGAGACAATGCCACTGCGCTCTACTGGAGCGCATGCAGGGGCCATGCCCAGATCTGCGCAGTGCTGGTGCAAGCGGGCTCAGACATTAATGCCAGGGTGAAATGGGGCTCTACCGCGCTGCACGCCTGTGCTGATAGAGGACATGTGGAGTGTGTGAAGTTACTGATATCTCT AGGAGCGGAGTTGGACATTCAAAATGTTCGTGGAGACACCCCATTGCATCTTGCTGGTTACCGTGGCTACGTTAACATAGTTAACATACTGCTGGAGGCCAGAGCCAGTCCTAGTTTGCTGAacgaaaagaagaaaacagcCGAGCAGGAAGCTAGAGGTCAAGGCCATATCAGAGTGGCAAATATTCTCCAGAATTTTACCCAAG gacaACAGGTTTTCAACTCTGATCAAGCTGTCCTAGACCAGATGAAAATTAAGACGCATCCAGGCCAAAGTTTAAGCTTGTCTCAGAATCATAGTCCAGCAACCGATGTCCGTGTGGCGGAGAACAAAGAAAATTTTCAGTTTGAGTGGAATGATTTGGATCTTGACTCAGGCGCACCTGCTGCAGCAGGGCAGCCAGATTCTGGTTGGCCACATAGGAGGAAAGGAAGTCTTCCGCAGGGGATATTACGGACTACGATAGAACCGCAGGAGAGTGAGGAGCCATGCAGTGCTTCTTCCTGGGATGGCGCAAGTCCTGTTGACCCCTCTCCTCTGCGATTTGACGAGTTTTCCAGGctgaacaacaacaatggcAAGCAGACCTTGTCGGACATTTTGGCAGAGAAGAAGATTAAACGTCCAGTGTCCATGAGTGGGTATCAAAGCAACATATCACTTTGTTCTGTGCCACTCACGAGAAGTAAGCCCACTGTAGCGGTGTCAGGTTTCCCTAGTAACCAAAGTGCATTTTCAAATTCAGACATTAAGGAAGTTTATCATTCTAAATGGCAATGGCAAGCTCCTGTCTTGTCTGAGTCATCGGTGGAAAGGCCCGGCCAAGTGTCAAATCGGTCATTTGTTTCTTCATCAGCCAATCAAACCTCAGGGAACCAAACTTCACCAGTCTTGCTGAAACGTCTGGAAGACATGAGGCAGTACGCTGAAGATTTGCAGCTGAAGTTAGTCCATTCTTcggaacaaataaataaattgaataaagTCAACGATGAGCATCGCACTATAATGGAATCTTACTCCGCTCAACATGAACTTGACAAAAGGACTCATGAGTCAGTAATGACGGAGAACGAGGCTTTGTCCGCAGAAGTTAAAAGTCTCCGAGATCAGCTCGCAGCTTTTCATGCTAGTCGTGTGAGTGAAGAGGTCAGTACAGTACGAAAACAGCGTAGGGATATGGAGAGGTACAAAAATGAACCCTCAGCATTAAGGTCACGGCAACCAAGGACGAGCCCTCCTGGGGTGCTCATAGGTCCAGCTGAAAACTTTGacgtttccatggataccagttcTGTTGGACCTCCTGTCCCGAAAAGCCTTGAAAGCGGAACTCCTGCCACGACACATGCAGACATTTTGCATGCCCTGAAAGTTTGTATGGGTGACAAAGTACTGAGTGACCATCATTTGCATTTGTTGAACCAGCGATTCAGGAACCTGCTGAAGGCCAAGTGGAAAGCTACCTGTGAACAACGACAACTCCTTGATATGACTAACAGGGAATGGTCGCCAGGAGTGGATTTCACACTGGTGGACAGGACACCACTAAACCAGAAAGCTGAAGGCTACCGAGAAGGATCTTGCTCTCTGATCTTCAGGATAAGTCGCCATGGCAAGGTCTACATTCTGAAG ATGATGATCAACCTTATTGACATGGCCTCCAGTGGTCATGGTAACGGACAGAGCATGCCCAAATTTCTCACACACCATTTCGGAGCAGAGTACGACATCCCTCTGCATCTCTCCACGCACGACAACATCGTACAGATCTGTCATTTTTACGAAGGCTCGACGCGTGGCTTTCGACATTTGTTGCCGTTTCTAGTTCCTCCTTCATTGGATGTGCCGCTCGATATGGCAAATAGGACTACGTTCATGGTTATGCCGGAGTATCCGATGACCCTGAAAGAATTCATGTTGGATTTACGGATGAAAAACCCAGAACCTCCGTTTGGTCTGAGTGGAAAatttctgctgttgttgttgtatcagcTTCTCAGTGCCATAGACCATCTTGTGTGCAATGGTGTGGTGCATCGTGATATCAAGGCTGAAAACATTTTCCTTGACAACAGGCTCCGCCCCATTTTAGGGGATTTCGGATTTGCCCGGCGGTTTCATGGGCAGAATGGTGCAAAATTAATGTTTACGAACGGAGAACAGGTGTATGCTGGGAACTCTAATGCATGGGCACCGGAGTTAGCAAGACTTAACAGAGATGGTCCACAGTCTTTACCAGCATTG GCATCTCTGGAGGATGTGTACCAGAAAGCCGATGCTTATGCCGTCAGCCGGATGTTCTACAGCTTGCTTCGTCCTCTCGAAGACAGTGATGCCTTTCCCTTCTCGTCCATGAGCGTCCCACACTACACAGAAGCTGAGATCCCGCCGCTGCCATCAGCCTTACCTTCGGGGCTTGTTTATGTGCTAAAACAGCTGGTGCTGGACCACCCTGGGGACAGACCGCCTGCCCACAAGGCCATGGTGCTTGTTGGGATGTTGTTGGCAGGCCCAGCTGTATCTGAAGTCAACACGGGCGGAGAGTTCATGGCTTTCTATCAGGCAAAGATGCTGCAGCATATGGCAGGCACCAGTCAACTGAGGCAA CCTGTGACTGAGGGTCCTATCTCCATGGAGACCAGTGTACAACTGAATGAGAGGGATGTGGAAGTTCACCTGCTAACCCAGGCAACGCCCCAGGAGATGTGGGACAGCTGTAAACTGCTGAGGCAGATCCGCCTCAACAGCTGA
- the LOC135477397 gene encoding ankycorbin-like isoform X2 — MAELIKASKNGYYNKVVELLQSGFSVRTRDRDNATALYWSACRGHAQICAVLVQAGSDINARVKWGSTALHACADRGHVECVKLLISLGAELDIQNVRGDTPLHLAGYRGYVNIVNILLEARASPSLLNEKKKTAEQEARGQGHIRVANILQNFTQGQQVFNSDQAVLDQMKIKTHPGQSLSLSQNHSPATDVRVAENKENFQFEWNDLDLDSGAPAAAGQPDSGWPHRRKGSLPQGILRTTIEPQESEEPCSASSWDGASPVDPSPLRFDEFSRLNNNNGKQTLSDILAEKKIKRPVSMSGYQSNISLCSVPLTRSKPTVAVSGFPSNQSAFSNSDIKEVYHSKWQWQAPVLSESSVERPGQVSNRSFVSSSANQTSGNQTSPVLLKRLEDMRQYAEDLQLKLVHSSEQINKLNKVNDEHRTIMESYSAQHELDKRTHESVMTENEALSAEVKSLRDQLAAFHASRVSEEVSTVRKQRRDMERYKNEPSALRSRQPRTSPPGVLIGPAENFDVSMDTSSVGPPVPKSLESGTPATTHADILHALKVCMGDKVLSDHHLHLLNQRFRNLLKAKWKATCEQRQLLDMTNREWSPGVDFTLVDRTPLNQKAEGYREGSCSLIFRISRHGKVYILKMMINLIDMASSGHGNGQSMPKFLTHHFGAEYDIPLHLSTHDNIVQICHFYEGSTRGFRHLLPFLVPPSLDVPLDMANRTTFMVMPEYPMTLKEFMLDLRMKNPEPPFGLSGKFLLLLLYQLLSAIDHLVCNGVVHRDIKAENIFLDNRLRPILGDFGFARRFHGQNGAKLMFTNGEQVYAGNSNAWAPELARLNRDGPQSLPALASLEDVYQKADAYAVSRMFYSLLRPLEDSDAFPFSSMSVPHYTEAEIPPLPSALPSGLVYVLKQLVLDHPGDRPPAHKAMVLVGMLLAGPAVSEVNTGGEFMAFYQAKMLQHMAGTSQLRQV, encoded by the exons ATGGCCGAACTCATCAAAGCCTCCAAGAATGGCTACTACAATAAAGTAGTCGAGCTGCTACAGAGCGGCTTCTCTGTGAGGACCCGTGACCGAGACAATGCCACTGCGCTCTACTGGAGCGCATGCAGGGGCCATGCCCAGATCTGCGCAGTGCTGGTGCAAGCGGGCTCAGACATTAATGCCAGGGTGAAATGGGGCTCTACCGCGCTGCACGCCTGTGCTGATAGAGGACATGTGGAGTGTGTGAAGTTACTGATATCTCT AGGAGCGGAGTTGGACATTCAAAATGTTCGTGGAGACACCCCATTGCATCTTGCTGGTTACCGTGGCTACGTTAACATAGTTAACATACTGCTGGAGGCCAGAGCCAGTCCTAGTTTGCTGAacgaaaagaagaaaacagcCGAGCAGGAAGCTAGAGGTCAAGGCCATATCAGAGTGGCAAATATTCTCCAGAATTTTACCCAAG gacaACAGGTTTTCAACTCTGATCAAGCTGTCCTAGACCAGATGAAAATTAAGACGCATCCAGGCCAAAGTTTAAGCTTGTCTCAGAATCATAGTCCAGCAACCGATGTCCGTGTGGCGGAGAACAAAGAAAATTTTCAGTTTGAGTGGAATGATTTGGATCTTGACTCAGGCGCACCTGCTGCAGCAGGGCAGCCAGATTCTGGTTGGCCACATAGGAGGAAAGGAAGTCTTCCGCAGGGGATATTACGGACTACGATAGAACCGCAGGAGAGTGAGGAGCCATGCAGTGCTTCTTCCTGGGATGGCGCAAGTCCTGTTGACCCCTCTCCTCTGCGATTTGACGAGTTTTCCAGGctgaacaacaacaatggcAAGCAGACCTTGTCGGACATTTTGGCAGAGAAGAAGATTAAACGTCCAGTGTCCATGAGTGGGTATCAAAGCAACATATCACTTTGTTCTGTGCCACTCACGAGAAGTAAGCCCACTGTAGCGGTGTCAGGTTTCCCTAGTAACCAAAGTGCATTTTCAAATTCAGACATTAAGGAAGTTTATCATTCTAAATGGCAATGGCAAGCTCCTGTCTTGTCTGAGTCATCGGTGGAAAGGCCCGGCCAAGTGTCAAATCGGTCATTTGTTTCTTCATCAGCCAATCAAACCTCAGGGAACCAAACTTCACCAGTCTTGCTGAAACGTCTGGAAGACATGAGGCAGTACGCTGAAGATTTGCAGCTGAAGTTAGTCCATTCTTcggaacaaataaataaattgaataaagTCAACGATGAGCATCGCACTATAATGGAATCTTACTCCGCTCAACATGAACTTGACAAAAGGACTCATGAGTCAGTAATGACGGAGAACGAGGCTTTGTCCGCAGAAGTTAAAAGTCTCCGAGATCAGCTCGCAGCTTTTCATGCTAGTCGTGTGAGTGAAGAGGTCAGTACAGTACGAAAACAGCGTAGGGATATGGAGAGGTACAAAAATGAACCCTCAGCATTAAGGTCACGGCAACCAAGGACGAGCCCTCCTGGGGTGCTCATAGGTCCAGCTGAAAACTTTGacgtttccatggataccagttcTGTTGGACCTCCTGTCCCGAAAAGCCTTGAAAGCGGAACTCCTGCCACGACACATGCAGACATTTTGCATGCCCTGAAAGTTTGTATGGGTGACAAAGTACTGAGTGACCATCATTTGCATTTGTTGAACCAGCGATTCAGGAACCTGCTGAAGGCCAAGTGGAAAGCTACCTGTGAACAACGACAACTCCTTGATATGACTAACAGGGAATGGTCGCCAGGAGTGGATTTCACACTGGTGGACAGGACACCACTAAACCAGAAAGCTGAAGGCTACCGAGAAGGATCTTGCTCTCTGATCTTCAGGATAAGTCGCCATGGCAAGGTCTACATTCTGAAG ATGATGATCAACCTTATTGACATGGCCTCCAGTGGTCATGGTAACGGACAGAGCATGCCCAAATTTCTCACACACCATTTCGGAGCAGAGTACGACATCCCTCTGCATCTCTCCACGCACGACAACATCGTACAGATCTGTCATTTTTACGAAGGCTCGACGCGTGGCTTTCGACATTTGTTGCCGTTTCTAGTTCCTCCTTCATTGGATGTGCCGCTCGATATGGCAAATAGGACTACGTTCATGGTTATGCCGGAGTATCCGATGACCCTGAAAGAATTCATGTTGGATTTACGGATGAAAAACCCAGAACCTCCGTTTGGTCTGAGTGGAAAatttctgctgttgttgttgtatcagcTTCTCAGTGCCATAGACCATCTTGTGTGCAATGGTGTGGTGCATCGTGATATCAAGGCTGAAAACATTTTCCTTGACAACAGGCTCCGCCCCATTTTAGGGGATTTCGGATTTGCCCGGCGGTTTCATGGGCAGAATGGTGCAAAATTAATGTTTACGAACGGAGAACAGGTGTATGCTGGGAACTCTAATGCATGGGCACCGGAGTTAGCAAGACTTAACAGAGATGGTCCACAGTCTTTACCAGCATTG GCATCTCTGGAGGATGTGTACCAGAAAGCCGATGCTTATGCCGTCAGCCGGATGTTCTACAGCTTGCTTCGTCCTCTCGAAGACAGTGATGCCTTTCCCTTCTCGTCCATGAGCGTCCCACACTACACAGAAGCTGAGATCCCGCCGCTGCCATCAGCCTTACCTTCGGGGCTTGTTTATGTGCTAAAACAGCTGGTGCTGGACCACCCTGGGGACAGACCGCCTGCCCACAAGGCCATGGTGCTTGTTGGGATGTTGTTGGCAGGCCCAGCTGTATCTGAAGTCAACACGGGCGGAGAGTTCATGGCTTTCTATCAGGCAAAGATGCTGCAGCATATGGCAGGCACCAGTCAACTGAGGCAAGTTTAA